A genomic window from Bacteroidota bacterium includes:
- a CDS encoding flagellar protein FlaG: protein MAHVNPIERMPFPPEPASPVRPVTPSAPAASDRSQNSPQAELQNFSHGRDSLNPQEILELSDLGLQLRYLQGYLRGKESALRPQRLTITFHVHPETGRIITRLLDAETGEVIREVPPMEFLELVEFLEAFLRNLQGDSHEGSRDLNTPGAAYGADPARLAGSRPGERLDALETPRTHAGTALNPASPQ from the coding sequence ATGGCCCATGTGAACCCCATTGAGCGGATGCCGTTTCCCCCGGAGCCGGCCTCGCCGGTACGCCCCGTAACGCCCTCGGCACCGGCGGCCTCCGATCGATCCCAGAACAGCCCACAGGCGGAGCTCCAAAACTTCTCCCACGGACGGGACTCTTTGAACCCCCAAGAGATCCTGGAGCTCTCGGACCTGGGCCTGCAGCTGCGCTACCTACAAGGATACCTGCGCGGCAAGGAGTCCGCCTTGCGCCCGCAGCGCCTTACGATTACCTTTCATGTGCATCCCGAGACGGGACGGATCATCACGCGGCTGCTCGATGCGGAGACCGGCGAGGTGATCCGCGAAGTGCCGCCGATGGAGTTTCTGGAGCTGGTGGAGTTTCTGGAGGCCTTCTTACGAAACCTGCAGGGCGATAGCCATGAGGGCTCTCGAGACCTTAACACACCTGGAGCAGCTTACGGAGCAGATCCTGCGCGCCTTGCAGGATCGCGACCTGGAGAACGTCTTGACGCTCTTGAAACGCCGAGAACACACGCTGGGACAGCTCTTAACCCAGCCTCCCCCCAGTGA